A genomic region of Trifolium pratense cultivar HEN17-A07 linkage group LG3, ARS_RC_1.1, whole genome shotgun sequence contains the following coding sequences:
- the LOC123916318 gene encoding beta-glucosidase 42: MVKKEEFLRENGSEEKEEQVVSRTDFPSDFIFGVATSAYQIEGASNEGGRGPSIWDAFSHTEGKILDKSNGDVAVDHYHRYLEDIDLIAKLGFSAYRFSISWSRIFPDGLGTKVNEEGITFYNNVINALLDRGIQPYVTLYHWDLPLHLDESMGGWLNKKIIEYFAVYADTCFASFGDRVKNWITLNEPLQTAVNGYDIGIFAPGRNENRTVEPYLAAHHQILAHATAASIYRSKYKDKQGGQLGLVVDCEWAEANSDKIEDKTAAARRLDFQIGWFLHPLYYGEYPEVMRERVGDKLPKFSEEDKKILLNSLDFIGLNHYTTRLISHVTECTGENHYYNVQQMERIVEWEGGQLIGEKAASEWLYVIPWGLRKIINYVSQKYPAPIYVTENGMDDEEDDSLPLHEILDDKLRVRYFKGYVASVAQAIKDGADVRGYFAWSLLDNFEWAQGYTKRFGLVYVDYKNGLTRHPKSSAYWFSRFLKDGANKKGKEE, encoded by the exons ATGGTAAAGAAAGAAGAGTTTCTCAGAGAAAACGGTTCTGAGGAGAAAGAAGAACAAGTCGTCTCACGCACTGATTTTCCTTCCGATTTCATCTTCGGAGTCGCAACTTCCGCTTATCAG ATAGAAGGTGCTAGCAATGAGGGTGGTAGAGGTCCTAGTATATGGGATGCCTTTTCGCACACTGAAG GAAAAATACTTGATAAAAGCAATGGTGATGTAGCAGTTGATCATTATCATCGGTATTTG GAAGATATTGATCTTATAGCCAAGTTGGGTTTTAGCGCTTacagattttcaatttcttggTCACGTATTTTCCCTG ATGGCTTAGGAACCAAAGTCAATGAGGAAGGGATCACATTTTACAACAATGTTATTAATGCTCTTCTTGACAGAG GTATTCAACCTTATGTAACTTTATACCATTGGGATCTTCCGCTGCATCTTGATGAGTCAATGGGAGGAtggttgaataaaaaaatcat AGAATATTTTGCAGTCTATGCAGATACTTGCTTTGCAAGTTTTGGTGATAGAGTGAAGAACTGGATTACTCTCAATGAGCCTCTTCAAACTGCGGTTAATGGGTATGATATTGGAATTTTTGCCCCTGgaagaaatgaaaatagaaCAGTAGAGCCATACTTGGCAGCACATCATCAAATCTTGGCCCATGCAACAGCTGCTTCCATTTACCGAAGCAAGTACAAG GATAAGCAAGGGGGACAGCTGGGGCTGGTGGTAGACTGTGAATGGGCAGAGGCTAACTCTGATAAGATTGAAGATAAAACTGCTGCTGCAAGACGTTTAGATTTTCAGATTGGCTG GTTCTTGCATCCACTGTATTATGGAGAGTATCCTGAAGTTATGCGTGAACGAGTTGGAGACAAGCTTCCAAAATTCTCAGAGGAGGATAAGAAAATTCTTTTGAATTCTTTGGACTTCATCGGTCTAAATCACTATACAACAAGGCTCATTTCACACGTGACAGAATGCACTGGAGAAAATCATTACTACAACGTGCAGCAGATGGAGAGAATCG TGGAATGGGAAGGCGGTCAGCTCATCGGTGAGAAG GCAGCATCAGAGTGGCTATATGTTATTCCTTGGGGTCTCCGgaagattattaattatgtaTCACAAAAATATCCTGCCCCAATTTATGTCACTGAGAACG GTatggatgatgaagaagatgatagCTTGCCACTACATGAGATACTAGATGACAAACTGAGAGTTCGCTATTTCAAGGGATACGTTGCATCAGTTGCGCAGGCTATAAA GGATGGAGCAGATGTGAGAGGATACTTTGCATGGTCATTACTCGACAACTTTGAATGGGCTCAAGGTTATACCAAACGCTTTGGATTAGTCTATGTAGATTACAAAAATGGACTCACTAGGCACCCGAAGTCTTCTGCGTATTGGTTTTCGCGGTTTCTGAAAGATGGGGCTAACAAGAAGGGTAAAGAAGAGTAA
- the LOC123914484 gene encoding pectinesterase/pectinesterase inhibitor PPE8B-like gives MALYTKTQPYTKTLTITTFIFFFLLLTLPHSTSASTDFNASTCLRVSPLKFIDSAKEVITILERVTSILSGFNVFGHSSLSNAISDCLELLDMSSEQLSWSMSATQNPKGKDNSTGNLSSDLRTWLSAVLVNPDTCIEGLEGTVVKGLVSSALDLVMSLVKSLLAEVDPSNDQLAISTGSDQFPSWINDEDKKLLKENGVAADAVVAADGSGDYKKVMDAISEAPEYSMKRYVIYVKKGVYVENVEISKKKWNIMMIGDGIDATVISGDRNKVDGWTTFRSATFAVNGRGFIARDISFKNTAGPEKHQAVALRSDSDLSVFYRVGIFGYQDSLYPHAMRQFYRECRIAGTVDFIFGDATAVFQNCQILAKKGGPTQKNTITAQGRKDPNQPTGFSFQFCNISADSDLLPSVGTIQTYLGRPWKTYSRTIFMQSYFSNIISPEGWLEMNGKFALDTLTYNEYMNTGPGAGVASRVKWPGYRVLNDSREAEKFTVAQFIEGNLWLPSTGVAYTAGLTV, from the exons atgGCTCTCTATACCAAAACACAACCATACACAAAAACACTAACAATAACCacattcattttcttcttccttctaCTCACTCTTCCACACTCCACTTCTGCTTCCACTGATTTCAATGCTTCAACCTGTCTTCGAGTTTCTCCCTTGAAATTTATCGATTCTGCCAAAGAAGTTATCACCATTCTAGAACGCGTCACCTCCATTTTATCAGGCTTCAACGTCTTCGGCCACTCTAGTCTCTCAAACGCCATTTCCGATTGCCTTGAATTACTCGATATGTCCTCCGAACAACTTAGTTGGTCCATGTCCGCCACACAAAATCCCAAAG GGAAGGATAACAGTACTGGAAATCTAAGCTCTGACCTAAGAACATGGCTGAGTGCTGTTCTTGTGAATCCAGACACATGTATAGAAGGATTAGAAGGTACAGTTGTGAAGGGTCTTGTATCAAGTGCTCTTGATCTTGTAATGTCCTTAGTGAAGAGTCTTCTAGCTGAAGTAGATCCTAGCAACGATCAACTCGCAATTTCTACCGGTTCTGATCAATTTCCTTCGTGGATTAATGACGAGGATAAGAAGCTGTTGAAGGAAAATGGAGTGGCTGCTGATGCTGTTGTAGCGGCCGATGGAAGTGGCGATTACAAGAAGGTGATGGATGCGATTTCGGAAGCACCTGAATATAGCATGAAAAGATATGTTATATATGTAAAGAAAGGTGTTTATGTTGAAAATGTTGAGATTAGTAAGAAGAAATGGAATATTATGATGATCGGTGATGGTATCGATGCTACTGTTATCTCCGGTGATCGGAATAAAGTCGATGGTTGGACTACATTCCGATCAGCTACCTTTG CGGTAAATGGTCGAGGGTTTATAGCACGCGATATTTCATTTAAGAACACAGCTGGCCCTGAGAAGCACCAAGCAGTGGCATTAAGATCAGATTCTGACCTCTCTGTATTTTATCGGGTTGGGATATTCGGCTATCAAGATAGCCTATATCCCCATGCGATGCGTCAGTTCTACAGAGAGTGCAGAATCGCTGGTACTGTGGATTTCATTTTTGGAGATGCCACAGCCGTGTTCCAGAATTGCCAAATACTAGCCAAGAAAGGAGGTCCTACACAAAAGAACACTATTACTGCTCAAGGACGAAAAGACCCGAATCAACCAACCGGTTTCTCCTTCCAATTTTGCAACATTTCAGCAGACTCTGACCTTCTACCATCGGTTGGAACCATCCAAACATACCTAGGTAGACCCTGGAAGACTTACTCGAGAACAATTTTCATGCAATCCTACTTTAGTAACATAATAAGTCCTGAAGGGTGGTTGGAGATGAACGGAAAGTTTGCTTTGGACACATTGACTTACAATGAGTACATGAACACTGGACCTGGTGCTGGGGTAGCTAGCCGAGTGAAATGGCCAGGGTATCGCGTATTGAATGATTCGAGGGAGGCTGAAAAGTTTACTGTGGCTCAATTTATTGAAGGAAATCTGTGGTTACCTTCCACTGGTGTTGCTTACACTGCTGGTTTGACAGTGTAA
- the LOC123914485 gene encoding N-terminal acetyltransferase A complex catalytic subunit NAA10, with translation MVCIRKATVNDLLAMQACNLFCLPENYQMKYYLYHILSWPQLLYVAEDYNGRIVGYVLAKMEEETNECHGHITSLAVLRTHRKLGIATKLMTAAQNAMEQVFGAEYVSLHVRKSNRAAFNLYTETLGYKIHDVEAKYYADGEDAYDMRKQLKGKQLHPPQHHHHHHHHGGGCCSGETKGNAKAT, from the exons ATGGTATGCATAAGAAAAGCCACCGTTAACGACCTACTCGCGATGCAAGCGTGTAACCTCTTCTGTCTACCGGAAAATTACCAGATGAAGTATTATCTTTATCATATCCTCTCTTGGCCGCAACTTCTTTACGTCGCAGAAGATTACAATGGACGTATCGTCGGTTACGTTCTCGCTAAGATGGAAGAGGAAACGAATGAGTGTCATGGTCATATCACTTCTCTTGCTGTTCTTCGTACTCATAGGAAACTTGGTATTGCTACTAAGCTTATGACCGCAGCACAGAATGCTATGGAACAG GTGTTTGGTGCCGAGTACGTGTCACTACATGTCAGGAAGAGCAACCGTGCAGCTTTTAATTTGTACACTGAGACCTTGGGGTACAAGATTCATGATGTGGAGGCCAAGTATTATGCTGATGGGGAGGATGCTTACGATATGAGGAAGCAACTCAAAGGGAAACAGTTGCATCCACCACAGCATCACcaccatcaccatcaccatgGCGGCGGCTGTTGTTCTGGGGAAACCAAGGGGAATGCAAAAGCCACCTGA
- the LOC123916798 gene encoding F-box/WD-40 repeat-containing protein At3g52030 — protein MIKPQPTFTAATNNTPPTPATASTDQINKRGSNTPTTILSLDGDIICTIFAFLNMFDLVRCSLVCKFWNAILESRSLREYYEKKLLKNCSSSSEFTKKSLRVILREVGMEQHRLSLKCGVFHVDHWKGHSTMVSQCRMKMGTLVTGVGDKVIRVWSLDRYKCVEEYTIPDTLPLVDFDFDESKIVGLIGSRLCIWRRNGKRSVFPSLEGKFIKGSCMRYFDPEAMVGCDDGAVRVFDMYSRRCSQIIRMHSEPITCLCLSEDQLILSGSTSGNITISDPSSVQKVARLRSSDFRGIKTLCLKPSSQLLFAGSAVGYTYCWDMRTRKLLWNTRVSPNVVHSIQHMQNDKSTLAVGGIDGILRFVNQHDGNIVSSCIVENKLLSTYQSRHSGSIQRRKGKRLPDDTYLNIDDIPTNSRPSITCLAVGMKKIVTTHNTTRDIRLWKFKDNDTL, from the exons ATGATAAAACCCCAACCAACTTTCACGGCGGCGACAAATAACACACCTCCTACTCCGGCCACCGCTTCCACTGACCAAATAAATAAACGCGGCAGCAATACTCCAACAACAATACTTTCCCTCGATGGCGACATCATCTGTACAATCTTCGCTTTCCTCAACATGTTCGACCTTGTTCGGTGTTCTCTCGTTTGTAAATTCTGGAACGCAATTCTTGAGTCTCGATCACTGCGAGAGTATTATGAGAAGAAACTGTTGAAGAATTGTTCGAGTTCGTCTGAATTTACTAAAAAGTCCTTGAGGGTGATTTTAAGGGAAGTGGGTATGGAGCAGCATAGATTATCGCTGAAATGTGGTGTGTTTCATGTTGATCATTGGAAGGGACATTCAACCAT GGTTTCTCAGTGCCGAATGAAAATGGGTACACTTGTTACTGGTGTGGGAGATAAG GTTATTCGTGTCTGGTCATTAGACCGCTATAAATGTGTAGAAGAATACACGATACCTGATACGCTACCTCTAGTTGACTTTGATTTTGATGAGAGCAAG ATCGTTGGTCTAATTGGCAGTCGTTTGTGCATATGGAGGCGAAATGGGAAAAGAAGTGTGTTTCCTTCTCTTGAAGGCAAATTCATAAAAGGCTCATGCATGCG TTACTTCGACCCAGAAGCTATGGTTGGATGTGACGATGGGGCTGTTCGTGTTTTTGACATGTACAGTAGGAGATGTTCTCAAATAATAAG AATGCACTCTGAACCTATAACTTGTTTATGTTTAAGTGAAGATCAACTGATACTAAGTGGGTCCACTTCGGGGAATATAACAATATCAGATCCTTCTTCTGTTCAGAAAGTAGCAAGACTTAGATCTAGTGATTTTAGAG GCATAAAGACCTTGTGTTTAAAACCCTCCTCTCAGCTACTGTTTGCCGGATCAGCTGTTGGGTATACATATTGTTGGGACATGAG GACAAGGAAACTGTTGTGGAACACACGAGTGAGTCCTAATGTAGTGCACTCTATACAGCACATGCAGAACGACAAATCAACATTGGCTGTTGGAGGAATAGACGGTATCTTAAGATTTGTAAATCAACATGATGGCAATATTGTTTCAAGTTGTATCGTAGAGAATAAATTGTTGTCAACATATCAAAGTCGTCATTCAGGCTCCATCCAAAGAAGGAAGGGGAAGAGATTGCCTGATGATACCTACTTAAATATTGATGACATTCCTACAAATTCTCGGCCTTCTATTACATGCCTCGCTGTTGGAATGAAGAAAATTGTTACCACACACAATACCACCAGGGACATCAGATTGTGGAAATTCAAAGATAATGATACAttgtaa